CAAGTACCAGCTCCACCTTTTTAAGGATTTTCTTGGGTATCTCCGCAATGTCCTTCTTGTTTTCGATGGGGAGCAACACCTTGGTGACGCCTCCCCTGTGGGCGGCCAGGATCTTTTCCTTGAGGCCTCCTATGGGGAGGACTCTTCCCCTGAGGGTGATCTCGCCGGTCATGGCGATATCGCGATTGACAGGGTATCTGGTGAGCGCGGAAACAATAGACGTCGCAAGCGTGATGCCGGCGGACGGTCCATCCTTGGGAATGGCGCCCTCCGGAACATGGATGTGAATGTCCACTTTCTCATAGAAATTGTCGGGCACCTTCAAATTCCTTGCCCTTGAACGGACATAACTCAAGGCGGCCTGCGCCGATTCCTGCATGACCTCTCCGAGTTTCCCGGTCAGGACCAGATTGCCCTTGCCGGGCATGATGGTGGCCTCGGTCTGGAGGATTTCGCCGCCGACGTCTGTCCATGCCAGCCCGGTGGTGACGCCTACGCAATTCTTCTCTTCCGTCCTCCCATACCGGTACTTGGGGACGCCGAGATACTTCTGAATGGACTGGGACTTCACCGAGATCGCGGTGTCCATCCCCCTCTTGACCACCTCTTTGGCCACCTTTCGGCAGATCGAAGAGATCTCCCGCTCCAGATTCCTGACTCCGGCTTCACTGGTATAATTGCGGATGACCTGGAGAATGGCACTATCGGTAAAGGTAATATTCTTAGGACTAAGGCCGTTTTGATCGATCTGCTTCTTGACCAGAAACTGCTTGGCGATATCCAGCTTTTCAAGTTCGGTATATCCGGGAAGTCTGATAATTTCCATCCGGTCCTGCAGGGGGCCGGGGATATTGTGGAGGTTATTGGCTGTTGTGATGAAAAAGACGTCGGAGAGATCATAATCCAGATCGAGATAATGGTCGTTGAAGGCCACATTCTGCTCCGGATCGAGGACCTCCAGGAGGGCGGCCGATGGATCGCCCCGGAAATCCGTACTCATTTTGTCCACTTCATCCAAACAAAATACCGGATTATTGGACTTGGCCCGTTTCAAATACTGAATAATCTTGCCGGGCATGGCCCCGATATAGGTCCTTCGATGCCCTCTGATTTCAGCCTCATCCCTGACCCCTCCCAGAGACAGGCGGATGAAATTCCTGCCGGTCGCCCTGGCCACCGATTTTGCCAATGACGTCTTTCCGACTCCCGGCGGACCCACCAGACAGAGGATCGGACCCTTAATTTTTTTGGTCAGACGCTGAACCGCCAAGTATTCAAGAATTCGCTCCTTTGGCTTTTCAAGGCCGTAGTGATCTTCATCGAGGACGGCCTCGGCCTCTTCAATCTGGAGTTTCGATCGTGTCTTGTCCAACCAGGGAAGATCGATGATCCAGTCTATGTAATTGCGGACCACCGCGGCCTCTGCAGACATGGGGGACATCATTTTCAGTTTTTTGAATTCCTGTTTCAATCTCAGGTGGGCCTCTTTGCTCACCTTTTTCCGTTTTATCTTTTTCTCCAGTTCATCCAGCTCCGCCTTGAAATCGTCTTTGGTCCCCATCTCCTTTTGAATGGCGCGGATCTGCTCATTGAGGTAATAGTCCTTTTGGGTCTTTTCCATCTGTTTTTTGACCCGCGACCTCAAGCGGTGCTCAAGGCGAAGAATGTCCACCTCGCCGCCCAATTTTTCAAACAGTTTGTTCAGGCGCTCGGTTAACTCGACGGCTTCCAGAATTTCCTGTTTGTCTGCGACCTTTAGCGCCAAATGACCGGCAATGGTATCTGCCATGCGTCCCGGATCTTCAATGGAGGTCACTGCCGAGACGATTTCTTTTCCGATCTTGTTGTTATATTTCGCATACTCCTCAAAGCTGTCGTTAATGGAGCGTACCAGTGCCTCAATTTCAGGGCTTTCAGCAGGGGGTGTGGCACGCTCGCTGATTTCCACCATGAAAAATCCCTGTTTGTCCACAAAATTTTCGATCACGCCCCGTTCTTTCCCTTCGATAAGGGCCTTGACCGTCCCGTCAGGCAGCTTTAACAGCTGTAAAACAGCGCCTACGGTACCGAACGCGAAGATATCCTTGGGAGATGGGTTATCCACTTTTGCGTCCACCTGGGCGGACAGGAAAACCCGCTTATCATGGGCCAAGGCATATTCAAGGGCCTTGATCGATTTTTCGCGCCCCACAAACAGGGGCACAACCACATTTGGAAAGATAACCACGTCTCTCAGGGGGAGAAGCGGGTAATATTGTCTTTCACCGTTAGCCATGTCGAGAAGATCCTTTTCCGGAGAATTTATCATAGTATGATTATCCAAATTTGGCCTGCTTTTCGTAGATCAACAGGGGAGGCTCACCCTTTGTGATAACGTCTTCGTTGATGATGCACTCGGTGATGTCAGGCATGGAAGGGATATCATACATGATATCCAACATCACCGATTCGAGGATCGCCCTCAACCCGCGGGCCCCGGATTTCCGTTTTATGGCATCTCTGGCGATGGCCACCAGAACGTCATCCGTAAACCTTAATTTTACATTCTCCAGTTCAAACAGTTTCTTGTACTGTTTAATAAGTGCATTCTTGGGTTCTTTGAGGATTCGAACCAGGGCATCCATGCTCAACTCGTTCAATGTGGCGGTAATCGGGATCCTCCCGACGAATTCGGGGATAAGTCCGAATTTTATCAGGTCTTCGGGTTGAACCAGCGGCATGATTTTGTTCATATCCACATCCCGCTGCCCTTTGATATCCGCCTCGAACCCGATCACCTTATTGCCGAGCCGATTGCTGATAATTTTATCCAATCCGTTAAATGTGCCACCACA
The DNA window shown above is from Deltaproteobacteria bacterium and carries:
- the lon gene encoding endopeptidase La, whose protein sequence is MINSPEKDLLDMANGERQYYPLLPLRDVVIFPNVVVPLFVGREKSIKALEYALAHDKRVFLSAQVDAKVDNPSPKDIFAFGTVGAVLQLLKLPDGTVKALIEGKERGVIENFVDKQGFFMVEISERATPPAESPEIEALVRSINDSFEEYAKYNNKIGKEIVSAVTSIEDPGRMADTIAGHLALKVADKQEILEAVELTERLNKLFEKLGGEVDILRLEHRLRSRVKKQMEKTQKDYYLNEQIRAIQKEMGTKDDFKAELDELEKKIKRKKVSKEAHLRLKQEFKKLKMMSPMSAEAAVVRNYIDWIIDLPWLDKTRSKLQIEEAEAVLDEDHYGLEKPKERILEYLAVQRLTKKIKGPILCLVGPPGVGKTSLAKSVARATGRNFIRLSLGGVRDEAEIRGHRRTYIGAMPGKIIQYLKRAKSNNPVFCLDEVDKMSTDFRGDPSAALLEVLDPEQNVAFNDHYLDLDYDLSDVFFITTANNLHNIPGPLQDRMEIIRLPGYTELEKLDIAKQFLVKKQIDQNGLSPKNITFTDSAILQVIRNYTSEAGVRNLEREISSICRKVAKEVVKRGMDTAISVKSQSIQKYLGVPKYRYGRTEEKNCVGVTTGLAWTDVGGEILQTEATIMPGKGNLVLTGKLGEVMQESAQAALSYVRSRARNLKVPDNFYEKVDIHIHVPEGAIPKDGPSAGITLATSIVSALTRYPVNRDIAMTGEITLRGRVLPIGGLKEKILAAHRGGVTKVLLPIENKKDIAEIPKKILKKVELVLVEHMDDVLREALIVDEGKELFAAEEDCKPFCFTDVPQMEESPPTSITAH